The window GAGCGCCAAGGTCGACAACGCGCGCGCCGGCAAGCTCTGGAACGAAAACCAGGACCTGATCGGCCAGGGGCTCGCCAAGATCGCCTCGGGCTTCTCGGGCGCCTTCCCCACCAGCTCTTCCTTTTCGCGCTCGGCCATCAACCTCTATGCGGGGGCCCAGACAGGCTGGGCCACCGTGTTCTGCGTGGTTCTCATCGGGGCCGCGCTGCTGTGGGCGATGCCGCTGCTCTACCACGTGCCGCAGGCGGTGCTGGCCTCGATCGTGGTGATCGCCATGCTGGGGTTGGTGCGGCCCGGGCAGTTCGTGTCGCTCTGGCGCATCTCGCGCGTCGAGGCGGTCACGGCGCTGGTGACCTTCGTTCTCACCATCGCCACCTCGCCCTCGATCTACTGGGGCGTGCTCGCCGGCCTGCTGATGAGCCTGAGCCACTACATGTACGGCCACCTGCATCCCCGCATCATCGAGGTGGGCCTGCACCCGGACGGCAGCCTGCGCGACCGCCACCTGTGGAACCTGCCGCCGCTGGCGCCCCAGCTGCACGCAATGCGCATGGATGCCGAGCTCGACTTCGCCACCGCGAGCACGCTCGAGCGCGCCATCACGGTCACGCTGGCGATGCGGCCGGAGCTCACCGACATCTGCCTGTTCGCGCAGCCCATCAACCGCATCGACGTGACCGGCACCGAGGTGTTCGGCACGATTCGCCGGCTGCTGGAATCGAAGGGCGTGCGCTTGCACCTGAGCGGGCTCAAGCTGCCGGCACAGCAGGCGCTGGATCGCGCAGGCCTGCTGGCGCCAGGGCCGATGTTGTTCATCTACCGCACCGACGCCGATGCCCTTGCTGCGCTTGGCGCCATGCCCGGGGCCGCGGAAGCCGCGCCGGCGCTCAGTCCTGCACCGGCCCGCGCAGACGCTTGATCTGCCCGCGCTGGCTCTTGCCCTCGAGCCGGCGCTGCCTGGCGCCATAGCTCGGCTTGGTGGGTCGGCGCACGCGCGGCGGCAGGGCCACGCTGTCGACCAGTTCCTGAAGCCGCGCGAGCGCGTCGGACCGGTTCATGTCCTGGCTGCGATGCCGCTGCGCCTTCAAGACCAGCACGCCCTCCTGCGTGATGCGGGTGTCGCGCAGTGCGAGCAGGCGTTCCTTGACGGCATCCGGCAGGGAACTGGCGCGGATGTCGTAACGCAGGTGCACGGCGCTCGACACCTTGTTGACGTTCTGGCCGCCCGCGCCTTGCGCGCGCATGGCACTGAACTCGACCTCCGAAGGGTCGATGGGGACAAGCGGGCGTGGCGCGGGCATGCGCCATTCTGACGCGCCGGCCGGTGCCGTCGGCCAGGCGAACGCTAAACAGGCAGCACGTCCAGATTGTTCGCGCCCGGCAGAGCATGGAGGCTCATCGCGAGCCGCGCAGTGTAGGAGTGGCTCAAGACGGTGCTGACTTCCGTCCAGTCGGCACGGGCCTCGGAGGGCGTCAACGTGAGAACGAGATAGCCGCGCTTGGTCGTCTCCGCGTAGCGCAGATCCTTCACCATCCTGGGAAAGGCGTCCGTGAGAACCGGCCCCGAGATAAGCGGCAGCAGGATCTCGAGTCCCGGGGAGCTGACCGAAGGCGTTGCAAACTCGACCCCGACGCGCTGACCCGATGCATCGGTCAGGTTGCTGGCCCATGCGTTGTGGGTATCGCCCGCAAGCGAAACCAGGTTCTTGCCCATCGAGCGGGCCGCTGCCAGCACCGTTTCCCTTGCGGCCGGATAGCCGTCCCAGGCATCCAGGTTGTAGGGGACGTGGCGCTGGGCCAGCAATGCGCGCTGGCTGTCGCTGCGCAGGGATTCAGGCGTGGACTGCGCCAGCACATAGTCGCTCACCGTCTCCAGCGTGAAGGCACTTGCCACGCTCAGCGGGATCTCCATGCGCGCCATCAGCACCTGCTGGCCCAGCACCTGCCAGGTCGCGCCGGAAGCGGCCATGCGCGCAGTCAGCCAGTCCGATTGCTCGGCGCCCAGCAGCTGGCGCGAGGGGCCGTCGGCCGCGCCGTCGAGGTAGGCGTCCAGGCTGACCTGGATATCGCGCCCGATGATCCGCGTGTCCAGCATGTGCAGCGACGCGAGCGTGCCGAAGTCGAATGACCGGTAGATCTTCAGCGGATTCGCGGGATCGGGCATCCTGATCGGAAGCCATTCGCGGTAGGCCTGCACGGCCGCCAGGCGCCGGGCGGCAAACGAGCCCTCCGCATCGGGGTCGTGGTTGGACGCGCCGCCCATCCATGCGTTGTCGGCAAGGTCATGGTCGTCCCACACCGCGATCATCGGCATCCGCGCGTGCAGCGCGCGGAGGTCGGAGTCGCTCTTGTACTGCGCGTGGCGGCGGCGGTAGTCGTCCAGCGTCAGGATCTCGTGGGTCGGTTGCGATTCGCGATCGAGCGCGAATGCCAGCTGCGATGCGAAGCCCACCGGCCCGTATTCGTAGATGTAGTCCCCCAGGTGCAGGACCAGGTCGACGTCGCTGCGCTTGGCGAGTTCGGCGCATACGTTGAAGTAGCCCGCCGGAAAGTTCGTGCAGGACACCACACCGAGGCGGACCTGCGATACGTTGCCCGTCGGCAGGGTCTTCGTGCGTCCGGTGGGTGAAGGCTCGGAACCGACGTAGAAGCGGTAGTAGTACTCGCTGGCCGGCAGCAGCCCGGTGGCGTCCACCTTGACGGTGTAGTCCTGCTCGGCGCCGGTGCTCGCCGTGCCTCGCGCCACGATGACACCGAAATTGGCATCGCTCGAGACTTCCCAGCTCACGTTGAGCGTGCCCGGACTCGCCGAAGTGACGCGGGTCCACAGGATGACGCGATCTGTCAGCGGATCGCCGCTTGCGACCCCGTGCGAGAACAGAGCCGCAGCGCCGCCGGGCGTGCCGCCGCCGCCACTACCGCCACCACCACCGCCACCTCCGATACCCCCGCCGAAGCCACCTCCACCACCCCCGCCGCCACCGCCGCAGCCCGACACGCTGACGCCGGTACCGACGAACATGGCATAAAGCACGGCTCCTCGAATGAACGATCGCCGTGATGGCTCGGGAGCGAGTGGGGAGGGCGCGTCACGACCCTCGGTCAATCCAGACGTTGCCGTGCCATCCTGGGCTTTGCGCATGCTCGCTCCTTACCCGGCACGGGCAGCCGCACGATGCAGCTTCGTCGCGTCCGAGGTGGGGCGATTGAAAGGCGGAGGGCCTCGACTTCGCCGTCAGCCGAGATCACGGAAGAAGGTCGGCCAACCGCTTACATCGAGTCACAAGACGTTGCGCCCGGATACGTCGAGGGCGCTCGCGGCGCCTTACTCGGCGCGCGAGACCGGGCGCGCCTGCACGTCCGTCACGCTGCCGCTGCGGTCGCGCAGGCGTACCGGGCTGCGAGCCTCCTCGCCCCGCGCCCGGGCACCCGCGACGTCAGCCGCCGTGGGCTCGGCCGGCTGAGCCGCGGTGCGAAAACGATCGAAGCCGTGGCGCGGATCGAAGCGCATGACCCACGGCCGCACCGGTTGCCCGGTGAGGCGGGCCCAGCCGTAGCGCACGCCCCAGACCACGGCCAGCAGCGTCACCGCGACGGCAAGGCTGGCAGCGAAGGCCAAGCCCAGCAGGAACAGCAGAACGCGCAGGAGGAAGTTCATCATCATCCGGATTAGGCCACGGCCTCGGCGCGAGGTTCCCCGGCCTTCCGGAAGTCGAACTGTCCTGGGTTGCGGATCGGGTCGGTGGTGACCACGATCGTGTCCTTCGGCCCGAAGCTGCCGTCGAGCAGCAGTTTCGACAGCGGGTTCTCGATGCGATTCTGGATCGCCCGCTTCAGCGGCCGCGCGCCGAACACCGGGTCGAAGCCCACCTTGGCGATCTCCGCCAGCGCCGCCGGCGAGACCTCGAGCGCGAGGTCCATCTTCGCGACGCGCTCCTGCAGCACCTTGAGCTGGATCGCTGCAATCGCCTCGATGTTCCTGGCGTCGAGCGCATGGAAGACCACCGTCTCGTCGATGCGGTTCAGGAACTCGGGGCGGAAGTAGTTCTTCAGCTCGCCCCACACCGCGTCCTTGATCTCCTCGGCCGGCCGGCCCACCATCGACTGGATGATGGGCGAGCCGATGTTGCTGGTCATCACGATCACGGTGTTCTTGAAGTTCACCGTGCGGCCCTGGCCGTCGGTCAGGCGGCCATCGTCGAGCACCTGCAGCAGCACGTTGAACACGTCCGGATGCGCCTTCTCGACCTCGTCGAGCAGCAGCACGCTGTACGGCTTGCGGCGCACCGCCTCGGTCAGGTGGCCGCCCTCCTCGTAGCCCACGTAGCCGGGCGGCGCCCCGATCAGGCGTGCGACGGAATGCTTCTCCATGAACTCGCTCATGTCGACGCGGATCAGGTGGTCCTCGCTGTCGAACAGGAAGCCCGCCAGCGCCTTGCACAGCTCGGTCTTGCCCACGCCCGTGGGGCCGAGGAAGAGGAAGGAGCCGGTGGGACGGTTCGGGTCTGCCAGGCCCGAGCGCGAGCGGCGGATCGCGTTGGCGACCGCGCTGATGGCCTCGTCCTGGCCGACCACGCGCTCGTGCAACCGGTCTTCCATCTGCAGCAGCTTGTCGCGCTCGCCCTGCATGAGCTTGGAGACCGGGATGCCGGTAGCTCGCGCCACCACCTCGGCGATCTCTTCGGCGCCGACCTGCGTGCGCAGCAGCGTGGGCGCGCTGGACTTGCCCTTGCTCGCCTCGGTGTCCTGCGCTTCCTTCAGCCGCTTCTCCAGGCCCGGCAGCTTGCCGTATTGCAGCTCGGCCACCTTGTTGAAGTCGCCCTTG is drawn from Variovorax sp. PBS-H4 and contains these coding sequences:
- a CDS encoding SulP family inorganic anion transporter; translated protein: MALNRDQLVRWLPFLGWPRPSRALLTGEALAGITVALMVIPQGVAYAALAGMPLVTGIYASLLPALIGVLFSASTRLSVGPTALSSLLVAASLGPLAIPGSAEWVALAVWLCFMSGAIQLLLGMGGFGWVLRLVNSPVLMGFTQAASVLIILSQLPALFGFTGRSMGQLWHGPPPDFLAIAFGLGSIAALWIAKERWPRFPAAMVVVGVSAAISAGIGYALRGGAVVGTLPSGLPAFYWPGTQPLGTFGALLLPALMITLVSFLETASSAKVDNARAGKLWNENQDLIGQGLAKIASGFSGAFPTSSSFSRSAINLYAGAQTGWATVFCVVLIGAALLWAMPLLYHVPQAVLASIVVIAMLGLVRPGQFVSLWRISRVEAVTALVTFVLTIATSPSIYWGVLAGLLMSLSHYMYGHLHPRIIEVGLHPDGSLRDRHLWNLPPLAPQLHAMRMDAELDFATASTLERAITVTLAMRPELTDICLFAQPINRIDVTGTEVFGTIRRLLESKGVRLHLSGLKLPAQQALDRAGLLAPGPMLFIYRTDADALAALGAMPGAAEAAPALSPAPARADA
- the arfB gene encoding alternative ribosome rescue aminoacyl-tRNA hydrolase ArfB, producing the protein MPAPRPLVPIDPSEVEFSAMRAQGAGGQNVNKVSSAVHLRYDIRASSLPDAVKERLLALRDTRITQEGVLVLKAQRHRSQDMNRSDALARLQELVDSVALPPRVRRPTKPSYGARQRRLEGKSQRGQIKRLRGPVQD
- a CDS encoding alkaline phosphatase D family protein, translated to MFVGTGVSVSGCGGGGGGGGGGFGGGIGGGGGGGGSGGGGTPGGAAALFSHGVASGDPLTDRVILWTRVTSASPGTLNVSWEVSSDANFGVIVARGTASTGAEQDYTVKVDATGLLPASEYYYRFYVGSEPSPTGRTKTLPTGNVSQVRLGVVSCTNFPAGYFNVCAELAKRSDVDLVLHLGDYIYEYGPVGFASQLAFALDRESQPTHEILTLDDYRRRHAQYKSDSDLRALHARMPMIAVWDDHDLADNAWMGGASNHDPDAEGSFAARRLAAVQAYREWLPIRMPDPANPLKIYRSFDFGTLASLHMLDTRIIGRDIQVSLDAYLDGAADGPSRQLLGAEQSDWLTARMAASGATWQVLGQQVLMARMEIPLSVASAFTLETVSDYVLAQSTPESLRSDSQRALLAQRHVPYNLDAWDGYPAARETVLAAARSMGKNLVSLAGDTHNAWASNLTDASGQRVGVEFATPSVSSPGLEILLPLISGPVLTDAFPRMVKDLRYAETTKRGYLVLTLTPSEARADWTEVSTVLSHSYTARLAMSLHALPGANNLDVLPV